The nucleotide window TGAGAGTGATCCCACACAACTGCCAAAAATTGTGGAAAAAGCAATTCAAGACTTTCCTACTCGTCCGCTATCAAGATTTATACCTTGGTTTCCATATGATGGGTCCAAGCTTCCACTCAGACCTAAAAGATCACCACCTGTGATTTCTCGAGAGGCAGCCGAAGATGTGAAACAGTACTTAACCATTTCAGAACATGATGCTAAGTCACACAATTATGATTGCACAGTAGATCTATTGGAGTTTCAACCTTGGTTGAAAAAGCAGCATTTAACCTCGTCACACGCATTGAAGGAACAGACTAATTCTGGAAATCTGGGTAAACAATCAGAGAAGGGAAAACAGCACAACAGGAGATCTTGGAGTATTTCCCTTCCCAGCAATAATTGTACTGAAAAAGTTTCTCCTTTGTCTAAAAAATTGCAAGATAGTTTAAAGGCACTAAATTTACACTCACTTTATAGAGCAAGATGGATAATAGAACACACTATTTGTAACAGCCAAACTCTGGAAGACATTTGGACAAAACTCAATCAAATTATTAGGCACAATGAACTTCCATCTTGTAATGCTACAATTCAGAGGCATTTAGGCCAAATATGGGTGTTCTGTGATATTATGTATTGTGAATATGTGGGAAGTCT belongs to Theropithecus gelada isolate Dixy chromosome 6, Tgel_1.0, whole genome shotgun sequence and includes:
- the LOC112626515 gene encoding shieldin complex subunit 3 — encoded protein: MTTEVILHYRPYESDPTQLPKIVEKAIQDFPTRPLSRFIPWFPYDGSKLPLRPKRSPPVISREAAEDVKQYLTISEHDAKSHNYDCTVDLLEFQPWLKKQHLTSSHALKEQTNSGNLGKQSEKGKQHNRRSWSISLPSNNCTEKVSPLSKKLQDSLKALNLHSLYRARWIIEHTICNSQTLEDIWTKLNQIIRHNELPSCNATIQRHLGQIWVFCDIMYCEYVGSLLKGRLALSGKINLFVHKHGVIFSM